The Catharus ustulatus isolate bCatUst1 chromosome 26, bCatUst1.pri.v2, whole genome shotgun sequence genome has a window encoding:
- the GMEB1 gene encoding glucocorticoid modulatory element-binding protein 1 isoform X1, producing the protein MANAEVSVPVGDVVVVPSDGNEGENPEDTKTQVILQLQPVQQGIYQEGSEASAAVVAVETHTIHKLEEGIDPSTLETSEEIEIAYPITCGESKAILLWKKFVCPGINVKCVKFNDQLISPKHFVHLAGKSTLKDWKRAIRLGGIMLRKMMDSGQIDFYQHDKVCTNTCRSTKFDLLISSARAPVPGQQSVVQTPTSADGSITQIALSEESMEEGIEWNSALTAAVTMATEEGMKKDTDEISEDTLMFWKGIADVGLMEEVVCNIQKEIEEVLRGVQQRLGQSPFQITDAAVLNNVAHTFGLMDTIKKVLDNRKNQTEQGEEQFLYTLADLERQLEEQKKLARDQKAKSQTIQNVVLMPMSAPKPPKRPRLQRPASATILSPSTPIQQPQFTVISPIAITPVGQQFSVGNIPVATLSQGSSPVTVHTLPSGSQLFRYATVVSSSKTSSSDTVTLHPSSSLALLSSAAMQESGALANMAAVVNPVELVAMESGITSTIQAVEGTSDDGQTIIEIDPAPDPEADTDESEGKAVILETELRTEEKVVGNVEDHQHQIHNVEIVVLED; encoded by the exons ATGGCGAATGCCGAGGTGAGCGTCCCTGTGGGTGATGTGGTGGTTGTACCAAGTGACGGGAATGAAGGGGAGAACCCGGAGGATACCAAAACCCAAGTGATCTTGCAGCTCCAGCCGGTGCAGCAAGG GATTTACCAAGAGGGCTCTGAGGCCAGCGCTGCTGTGGTGGCCGTGGAAACCCACACCATCCACAAGCTGGAAGAAGGGATTG ACCCCAGCACCCTTGAAACGAGTGAGGAAATTGAGATTGCCTATCCCATCACCTGTGGGGAGAGCAAAGCCATCCTTCTCTGGAAGAAGTTTGTTTGTCCAGGAATTAATGTCAAGTGTGTGAAG TTCAATGACCAACTGATTAGCCCAAAGCACTTTGTTCACTTGGCTGGGAAGTCTACCCTGAAGGATTGGAAGAGAGCCATTCGCCTTGGAGGAATCATGCTAAG GAAGATGATGGATTCGGGGCAAATTGACTTCTACCAACATGACAAAGTTTGCACCAACACCTGTCGAAGCACCAAGTTTGATCTCCTGATTAGCAGCGCCAGAGCaccagtgccagggcagcagagtgTGGTGCAGACTCCAACCTCAGCTGATG GGAGTATCACCCAGATCGCGCTGTCAGAGGAGAGTATGGAGGAGGGGATCGAGTGGAACTCGGCTCTGACAGCTGCTGTCACCATGGCCACTGAGGAAGGCATGAAAAAGGATACAGATGAGATCTCAG AGGATACGCTTATGTTCTGGAAAGGAATAGCTGACGTGGGGCTGATGGAAGAGGTGGTGTGCAACATCCAGAAGGAGATAGAAGAAGTCCTAAGAGGTGTGCAGCAGCGATTGGGGCAGTCTCCCTTCCAGATAACAG ATGCTGCAGTCCTGAACAATGTTGCCCATACATTTGGCTTAATGGACACAATCAAGAAGGTACTGGACAACAGGAAAAACCAGACAGAGCAAGGAGAGGAGCAGTTTCTTTACACACTGGCAG ACCTGGAGCGGCAGctggaagaacagaagaaaCTTGCCAGGGACCAGAAGGCCAAGTCCCAAACCATCCAGAATGTGGTGCTGATGCCCATGAGCGCTCCCAAGCCCCCCAAGAGACCCCGTCTGCAGCGCCCAGCCTCTGCCACCATCCTCAGCCCCTCCACTCCTATCCAGCAGCCTCAGTTCACTGTCATCTCCCCTATCGCCATCACGCCTGTTGGGCAACAGTTCTCTGTGGGCAACATCCCAGTGGCAACCCTCAGCCAAGGCTCCAGCCCGGTAACTGTTCATACTTTGCCATCTGGCTCCCAGCTCTTCCGATATGCCACCGTGGTTTCATCCTCCAAGACCAGTTCTTCGGACACTGTCACCCTGCACCCAtcctccagcctggcactgctgagctcagcagccaTGCAGGAGAGCGGGGCCCTGGCCAACATGGCAGCCGTGGTCAACCCTGTGGAACTGGTGGCCATGGAGTCTGGCATCACTTCCACCATCCAAGCTGTGGAAGGCACCTCGGACGATGGGCAGACTATCATAGAGATTGATCCGGCACCAGATCCTGAGGCAGACACAGACGAATCAGAGGGCAAAGCTGTGATCCTGGAGACAGAGCTGAGGACTGAGGAGAAAGTGGTGGGGAATGTGGAAGACCATCAGCACCAGATCCATAATGTGGAGATTGTGGTCTTGGAAGACTAG
- the GMEB1 gene encoding glucocorticoid modulatory element-binding protein 1 isoform X2, whose amino-acid sequence MNDPSTLETSEEIEIAYPITCGESKAILLWKKFVCPGINVKCVKFNDQLISPKHFVHLAGKSTLKDWKRAIRLGGIMLRKMMDSGQIDFYQHDKVCTNTCRSTKFDLLISSARAPVPGQQSVVQTPTSADGSITQIALSEESMEEGIEWNSALTAAVTMATEEGMKKDTDEISEDTLMFWKGIADVGLMEEVVCNIQKEIEEVLRGVQQRLGQSPFQITDAAVLNNVAHTFGLMDTIKKVLDNRKNQTEQGEEQFLYTLADLERQLEEQKKLARDQKAKSQTIQNVVLMPMSAPKPPKRPRLQRPASATILSPSTPIQQPQFTVISPIAITPVGQQFSVGNIPVATLSQGSSPVTVHTLPSGSQLFRYATVVSSSKTSSSDTVTLHPSSSLALLSSAAMQESGALANMAAVVNPVELVAMESGITSTIQAVEGTSDDGQTIIEIDPAPDPEADTDESEGKAVILETELRTEEKVVGNVEDHQHQIHNVEIVVLED is encoded by the exons ATGAATG ACCCCAGCACCCTTGAAACGAGTGAGGAAATTGAGATTGCCTATCCCATCACCTGTGGGGAGAGCAAAGCCATCCTTCTCTGGAAGAAGTTTGTTTGTCCAGGAATTAATGTCAAGTGTGTGAAG TTCAATGACCAACTGATTAGCCCAAAGCACTTTGTTCACTTGGCTGGGAAGTCTACCCTGAAGGATTGGAAGAGAGCCATTCGCCTTGGAGGAATCATGCTAAG GAAGATGATGGATTCGGGGCAAATTGACTTCTACCAACATGACAAAGTTTGCACCAACACCTGTCGAAGCACCAAGTTTGATCTCCTGATTAGCAGCGCCAGAGCaccagtgccagggcagcagagtgTGGTGCAGACTCCAACCTCAGCTGATG GGAGTATCACCCAGATCGCGCTGTCAGAGGAGAGTATGGAGGAGGGGATCGAGTGGAACTCGGCTCTGACAGCTGCTGTCACCATGGCCACTGAGGAAGGCATGAAAAAGGATACAGATGAGATCTCAG AGGATACGCTTATGTTCTGGAAAGGAATAGCTGACGTGGGGCTGATGGAAGAGGTGGTGTGCAACATCCAGAAGGAGATAGAAGAAGTCCTAAGAGGTGTGCAGCAGCGATTGGGGCAGTCTCCCTTCCAGATAACAG ATGCTGCAGTCCTGAACAATGTTGCCCATACATTTGGCTTAATGGACACAATCAAGAAGGTACTGGACAACAGGAAAAACCAGACAGAGCAAGGAGAGGAGCAGTTTCTTTACACACTGGCAG ACCTGGAGCGGCAGctggaagaacagaagaaaCTTGCCAGGGACCAGAAGGCCAAGTCCCAAACCATCCAGAATGTGGTGCTGATGCCCATGAGCGCTCCCAAGCCCCCCAAGAGACCCCGTCTGCAGCGCCCAGCCTCTGCCACCATCCTCAGCCCCTCCACTCCTATCCAGCAGCCTCAGTTCACTGTCATCTCCCCTATCGCCATCACGCCTGTTGGGCAACAGTTCTCTGTGGGCAACATCCCAGTGGCAACCCTCAGCCAAGGCTCCAGCCCGGTAACTGTTCATACTTTGCCATCTGGCTCCCAGCTCTTCCGATATGCCACCGTGGTTTCATCCTCCAAGACCAGTTCTTCGGACACTGTCACCCTGCACCCAtcctccagcctggcactgctgagctcagcagccaTGCAGGAGAGCGGGGCCCTGGCCAACATGGCAGCCGTGGTCAACCCTGTGGAACTGGTGGCCATGGAGTCTGGCATCACTTCCACCATCCAAGCTGTGGAAGGCACCTCGGACGATGGGCAGACTATCATAGAGATTGATCCGGCACCAGATCCTGAGGCAGACACAGACGAATCAGAGGGCAAAGCTGTGATCCTGGAGACAGAGCTGAGGACTGAGGAGAAAGTGGTGGGGAATGTGGAAGACCATCAGCACCAGATCCATAATGTGGAGATTGTGGTCTTGGAAGACTAG